Genomic segment of Mastomys coucha isolate ucsf_1 unplaced genomic scaffold, UCSF_Mcou_1 pScaffold5, whole genome shotgun sequence:
ATTTTCCTAAGTTCCTTGGGATCCTTGAGGGAACTGCACTTGGTCCTGTACTCACAAACAGTTCCTGTGGCTTTCACTCCCTTTTCCCACAAAATGGACATCATCAGTTTGACACCTGTAAAGACCTTGTCAAAGAATATGTGGTATGGGGGGCAGCCACGCTCCTGAAGTGCATCCACAAATTTGACCACCATATTGGCCCCTATATCCAAGCCTCTGTCCAGCTTGGTGAACAGagtgccctgtgaaggttcaaacCTCACCAAGAAGTTTCTGCTGGTCATTCCAAACAAGATCTTGTAGCCCAGCCGGACTGGCTTCCCTGAATGCAGGTGCTTAGACCCCTGGTGCCCAAAGTACTCATGGATGGGTTCACCATAACTCTAGCACTCTTCCAGGGGAGCATGCTTCTGGAAGTTGCAGTTCATACAGATGACCTTGGCAAACCTATCGCTTTCATCGAGNNNNNNNNNNNGGGGAGCATGCTTCTGGAAGTTGCAGTTCATACAGATGACCTTGGCAAACCTATCGCTTTCATCGAGTTCACTGTTATCCTCAAAATGCAGGTAGGAGATCAGCTCAAACCTGTCCCTTCTGATAGCATCAGCCACAAGGCGATGTCAGGAGTTGTCTCCCAAAACATCCACGTCCCTGGGTAGGATATGTATCCACTTAAAATCAAGATGCCCGAAACATACTTCAGTTCTTGGGTTGTGAGATCTAGGGTGATATTTTTCTGCTGAGTCCACGTTTATCCTTTGTACTGCAAAATAAACAGTAGTaatgctaaatttaaaaataaaccgaCAACTTTCCCATTTAGCAGACAAAATTCACAAGTAGAAGTTATTTGCTGCAAATATAAAGATTTGTATTTTGGCCTTATAAAGAATCTAGAACatgcaggaggaaaaaaaaaatcccagcgaCTATCAAGAATCCCCACGACCACCCCCCACCACcctcactaccaccatcaccaccaccagcaccccTCCACTCCTACCAtcatcaccacccccacccctaccccacctcacCACTCCCATCACCACTACCACAATAGGAAAATGGACAAAAACATTTATGGggacaaaagaaatattaatgtGAAAACATTTAATCTCTCCACtactcagaaaatgaaaattaaaaccagaagGTTTCATTTCATGGGTACAAaatctggaaaaataaatgaaaaggcaaAGGCTGACATGACCAGGACCAGAAGCAGTGAGAAGCAGGAGGCAAGCGGCTGTGTAGTGACCCCGGAATTACTAATGTTAGTTCTCTGTGGTTAACACCTTACTTAAGAAACTCCAGTGTTGTGTATGGACAGTTTGTCCCTGCAGAAAGCTTCtcatttttccctccttcccaagGCAAGCTCAAGACCAGGCAGCTGGTCTCCATGCTGTAGCTAGCACAGGGCTCCCTCCCCCCTCCGCCTCTTCCTCACAGCTCTGAGAGAGAACTCTGGACCGGCACTACCTTTAAACCtcccttaatgaaaacatctccTAGAGCCAAGTGCTAATGAGAGACATCCTCCCAGTCTaggtgtagccaaggctggctggcACTCTCTGATAAGCAGCAGAACTCTCCAGGAGCCTGTCCTTGAGACCTCAAAGGAATAACAACCCAGAGGGGATCAGAGCTCCCCCcattaaatcatagaaaaagtaaccagaggtcacagacagttatggctggccataaaattagttcctgataacacCAAAACAGACACCCATTAATCCCCCACCAGCTTCAGTGCTGCCCTAACAAATGGTTATAACATTTTACTCCCCTCACTCTGAAGCATCCTAAGAATTTCCAACTTTGTATACAAACTCATGTGTTTCCCGGGCTCGGGGTCACATGCGAGCATTTGCTCTTAGTGAGTGCAAAGTGTGTGATCAAGTATGGACTTgaataaaaggctcttttgtaAGTTACATTGGACTTTTTAATTCTTGGGCTCATTTGGGTTTTCTCGTGGACTCTGGGCATAACAGCTGCAAGGCCACTGAAGAGTGCTTGTGCCGTTCTGCAAGCTGAACATTGCATACCGGACTGAGCTGAAATCTATTACATGTGTTTAAAGCAGGGCTTTCCAACCTGGATTAGGAGACAGACAATTCTTTGAGTGTATTGGGGGCAGGTCTCTGAGTTGTGGGAGCCAGGATACTGTACTGTCATACTAACCACTAGAGGGCAGTATCACCCTANNNNNNNNNNCAGCTCTCTATGCTCAGAAATGCTCATGGCAataaaaggaagccaggagcccAAATGGCTCACAGAATGGATGTAATGAATACAATAGTCACACAAGTCACTAATGATTCCGAAATACACCATGGAGGGATGCAATACAATCCTGGTACTTGGGAGCCTGGAGTAGGAGGAtcatcctgagttcaaggctagcttgggggtacacagtaagttcaaaaaacaaaaccagacaatcTGTTTCCTTTTACAGGGACCAAGCGTTAAACAAAATTAGACTCATATTCCCTGGAAATACATACAGATCCACAGTGAAACTATCATGAAAATGATTAGGCAGAACTTCAGAACAGAGCCTCTAAGAGAAAGGCGCAATTACAGCAGTTCCAGAGGCACTAGTCTTTGGATCAGGGTCAGGTTCTTTTGAAATGACATTTACTTATGGGGTAGGGAGGGGACATACACCCACTGTACACATATTGAGGGCAGGTCCACTTTGGGGactcagttctgtccttctatcatgtggatcctgggaatcagtcttggtggcaagtactGTAAGTCACTGAGCCACGTCAATGGCACAGAATTTCTGTTCTTggaccctgtcttagtcagggtttctattcctgcacaaacatcatgaccaagaagcaagttggggaggaaagggtttattcagcttacacttccatgttgctgctgttcatcatcaaaggaagtcaggactggaactcaagcaggtcaggaagcaggagctgatgcagaggccatggagggacattctttactggcttgcttttcctggcttgctcagcttgctttcttatagaacccaagactaccagcccagagatggcaccacccacaaggggcccaccccccttgatcactaattgagaaaatgacttacagttggatctcatgcaggtatttcctcacctgaagctcctttctctgtgataactccagcttgtgtcaagtagacacaaaaccagccagtacatttgCTTCGAGACACTAGTTGAAGAGGTGCTTTGGGATGCATTTGGTGAACATTAGAGATCTATCTGGTCCTCTCCCCACTTCTGGTCACACTTGGGACAAAGAATGTGCCGGCCTTCTATGCATTGGCTCATATCTTTTCCTTTGCTGTACCCAAGGCAGGCCTCATTTACTTATTAATGTGATGCCCATCAAGACCCAACCAGCCATTGTGCCACATCCTGTCTGAGACACCTGCCCAGGCACAGTTgactgggagagagaatgagagaatgagagaatgagagagagagagagagagaaagagagagagagagagagagagagagagagagagagagagagagagagagagagagaaagccttaTGGATCTGGCAGTGACACCTGGCCTGGCCTTAGAAATGTGTTTGCAGGATTTTGGACAAAGCCACGAAAGGTTGCCCAATGGAAGCCCAGAGTAAATGAAAGAGTGCTGAGAGCCTTTAAAGGCCAGTGGTGGGTTTGAAGGGAGGGGTAGAACCCTGCAAAGCACAGGTCACAGCACgaaggagcaggagaaggtggaCAAGCAGGATGGAGGGCAGAACGGTTGATTTCAAGATCCAGTAGCCATGCTTGATGGGTGAGGCTTGCAAGCTGGAGCCTCAAGGATCACTCTGAATGGTCCTGGGGAAAGGGGAACCAGCAACTGTGCTATTTAATACATAAACGTCTCCAAGGAGATATAGGGCATCTCACTGCAATTAGACTGACGACAAAGAATCCTTAAGATGAGTAgggccaccctccaagcagaaccactgtacattgaaacagttgatgaatgagtttatggatagaccatcttaatacacacaccatttcttaaatgaatgtaacctgttctctgtgggctgagaataaagtcactcactcaaatcaaatagctttgaccacagcaggaagtctgtattcaaaaatcatgcttacagttcatttcttggtgcagcaggactgtcaactctcagcttagctacaatggaagtaaaatcctttggtgatgtgagggtcattgaagtatagcttttatatatatatatatatatatatatatatatatatatatatatatatgatttatttattttatgggtacactataactgtcttcagacacaccagaagagggcatcggatccccattacagatggttgtgggccaccatgtaattgttgggaattgaactcagaacctctggaagtacagttagtgctcttaaccactgagccatctctccagcccaaagtacagctttattacaatgagatccaatgtctaaaaattgttcttattttgagcttgtaccacagtaagagtcaagcttttaaactctactaaatacaaaacaaacaaacaaaaggactttatatatttatgttcatttaagaaaatactagtagtgatgtattattttgaaatatacagttaatatgtttggagttatttaaaatttatattgaaaaaatgtattttcactattgctgtagatgagcatctacataaagctgttaaattgattgatgttttatatcaaatgatttttataatacttatttttattgttataatattttataaattttaaagaatatgacaaaaaagatattgtaggtattgaagggggtctctgggaggagtgggtacaaaagggaaacaagaatgtgatttaattctatttacttatgtttttaaatattaacaaaatcagataaattgaaatcatgtaatttttctcatcataatgtaataaaagttaaaaaaagaggaaaaaaaagatgagtaGGGATCTAAACAAGGCCTCTACAACTTTGCTACTCTGTTAAATAAGACAGTAATTTAGTGGAGGCCTTGAAGTAATCTGAATGAATTAAAGATAGACTTAAAAAAAACtagttttgcaatttttttttaaatgtgaaaataagctgggtggtggtggctcatgtctttaatcccaggttCAGGACACGGAAGCCAATGAATCTgtatttaaggccagcctggtctacagagcaagttctaggacagccaggactacatagaaaaacctgtctctaaaaacaaacaaaaacaaaaagcaaaaagccaaaccaaacaaacgaaacaaaaaatgtgaaaataatttaaaatattactttatgtTAGGATTGAGACTCTATAGATCAagtggtagaatgtttgtctATCAAGTACAAAGTCATGCGTTTCATTCCCTGTATGGCGGGGTAAGCCAGGCTTGGAggcaaatgcctgtaatcccagaatttagaaAGTGGGagtagaaggatcagaagttcaaggtcactctctCTGCCAGATTTATGCCATCATGGAGTCAAGTCATTGTGCAGCCCATCAAGCTGGCTAGGGTATCCGAGGTATTGGGCAGGGACAGTGCATGTGGAATTTATGGGTAACACCAGCCACTTTATCATTTGAAACATCAAAGGCCTTGTTGGAGATGGTAATGCATATGTTCACCCTATTGGAGTCAAAAAAGATAAGCTCCTAGGTTGCACTGACCTTGCTGCTGGATCCTGGATATCTACCACTTAGCCCATGGGATGTCCTGAAACTGTTAAATAAAGCATTTGtattaactcttaaaaaaaaaaagaataagttcaaggtcaccctgagcAACataatgagtctgaggccagcctgggatctaACAcgcagaaaaatataaaaaaaaaataattttaaagtattttataccATCAATTATATTTCTCACTGTCAATTGCATTTTATGCATAAAAAAGAACTATGACAGAATTCAAACTAGAAAAACAGAAGCGTAAAACTCTAGCATAAGTACAAGGGCTTCAAATATAGCTGATATAATTATTCAGAAGTTCACTGAGATGGATAGACTTTAGCACTGGACTAGTGTTTGTTGAGTGGCTACCTTAACCTAGctgtgtgattttgtgtgtgtgggtttattaCAAGAAGgggattttatttataaaagagtATTTTATAGATACAAATGTCTCAACTCTAAGCCATGCACAAGAGGGCTCAAGAGAGCTTCTGTTGACATAAGAactttccctttttaaaagttCTGTGTCAAAGAAAACAATTGGTACCAGGGCAGCAGTCTATAATGCCAGTCCTTAGAAGGTCGAGGCAGGAGAACTGAGGAGAGTTGGAGGACTGCCTGGGCTAGTAAGTGATGCTACTAACTAACAACAACTaacaacaaactaaaaaaattaacaaaacactaacaacaacaacaacaaaagggcgGGATGGGGAAAACAAAGACCCTCAGCTACGAAACCAAGCCTGATGAGTCTGGTCTCGGCTCTTAGGGAACGAAATTTAAGACCTGCTCTTCATTCATCACCCAGGCCAAAGCTCCATCCTCCTTTCAGACCCAGACCCATCCCGACCCCGCCCACTTCAGATTGTACCTCAGCCTGATCCCGCCTACCTGCCACACCCCTAACCAAGTCAAAGTACTCCTGACCCCGCCCACAAACAATTCCATCCAGGTCAGACTCCGCCCCCAGCCAGGAGTCTCCACCTACCTCAGTCCGCCCCGCCCATACCACGCCCCACCTCTGCCTGGTCGCTTAGACTCAGCGGGCCCCACCAAAGCCCTCATCCACAGGTCTTTTTCCTCAATCTAGCTCCTCCTCTGCCCAGTCGGCCCCACCCTCAGTTCTGTCGACGCAGCGTCCCCTGGCGGCACACGGAGCTCATCGTTTGCCGGTCCATTGTCCTGGTCCGGGTCTTGTCAGCCCACCATCCACGCACAAGCAATGACGACAAACGAAATGGGAGCTGCAAAGGGAACACATCAGGGAACACATCAGGGTCCGCTGCTGCCGTACCAAAGCCAGATGCTTGCCTGGAACGCCAACCGGGAGACGCTACCCTCCGGGCCCGCCTCTACGTCACGGCACGCCTAGGCCACGCCTCGGACAGCCACGCCCCCTACCCTATCGATCTCCTATCATTGAGAACACAGCCTAGAGAGAATCTAAAGTGCCTTGAAGACCTTGGCTACATGCGGGGCTTGCCTAAAAGCTCCCCCCCATAACCTccgcttcctctctcctccccaccccccaacttcAGAGTCCAAATACCTTTTCTTTAGCTCTGGTAATAAtgctcacacatagacacacaccgcCTGCAGCATCACCTAGGAAAGTGTGGGAACTGCGGATCTTGGTTGGATCTCGAACCTGGTATTGTTAGCAGTTTGAACCCTGCAAGGCTTGGCGATGATTATGAAGAAAACGGATGTACTTGGTGTTGGCGGTCTCTCAATCCCCATACTCAACGCTTACATGCTGGGATAATTGTTCCCTGTGAGGAGCTGTTCTCTGGGTTGCCAGATAAAATGCAGTGAGAGTTAGTTTTCAGACAGCTGTGAGACTCCATATTTCATCTGGCAACCCTGTTGGCTTGTTTAAAATACTGTGGTAATGTAAGATTCTAAGGACTAGAGTTACAGTAATTAAGATAGTGTCCCTGTCCTTGGAAATCAAAAGTCCGACCTCAGCCCCGGCTGCGTTAGAGTAGCTGCTCTGGTAAGGACTTTATCCCAGCGAATCCTACTTCTCACCCATGAGATATATAGACGAGAACTTCACGACTTTGTCTAAAGTTTTGGTTTAGACCccaaaccaaaatacaaaaagagGATCAAACGTATGTTAACATGAATAAGAGGGCCAATGGCGATGGCTTAGGGTTTATGTTAACAGAGTTTAGGGGacaaaaacctgagttcagtggTCCCAAGTGGTTAAGCTTAGCCACTTACCCCCATAAACCAACTTAAGACAATGAAATACCGGACAACTAAATGCTA
This window contains:
- the Pgbd2 gene encoding LOW QUALITY PROTEIN: piggyBac transposable element-derived protein 2 (The sequence of the model RefSeq protein was modified relative to this genomic sequence to represent the inferred CDS: inserted 2 bases in 2 codons; deleted 1 base in 1 codon; substituted 3 bases at 3 genomic stop codons); translated protein: MFWETTPXHRLVADAIRRDRFELISYLHFEDNSELDESDRFAKVICMNCNFQKHAPLEECXSYGEPIHEYFGHQGSKHLHSGKPVRLGYKILFGMTSRNFLVRFEPSQGTLFTKLDRGLDIGANMVVKFVDALQERGCPPYHIFFDKVFTGVKLMMSILWEKGVKATGTVCEYRTKCSSLKDPKELRKMKRGSFDYRMDESQEIIVCCWCNSHVVNIFSNVVGIDASQTTHHHLAVAKAQAQVHQPSLVKLYQEKARGVDXMDQNISKYKVKIQGMKWYLSFISYIIDAALNNAIHGLCXLESNVDITSQGRQSGRVETESCFDMIRHXIVHKDKRTLCALCHSQTNTRCE